The Christiangramia flava JLT2011 genome has a segment encoding these proteins:
- a CDS encoding NAD(P)-dependent oxidoreductase, translating into MITFALIKERKTPPDRRVVFSPKMLKKAATKFPEAQFIVEKSDIRVFTDADYEKEGFQVLEDVSGADVMIGVKEVPLPALIPDKKYFFFSHTIKKQPYNRDLLREILAKNIELYDHEVITDEKSARLIGFGRYAGLVGAYNGIRLIGIKENLFNLPKAESLPDLDAMLSELDKIQLPNYKFVLTGSGKVAHGAKEILDHMNVRKVEVTEYLEKDFDEPVYCLIDVLDYGKRVDGTTGSREEFYKHPENYVSDFFKFAKVSDVFIAGHFYGQGAPVFFTPEEAKSKDFRIKYVTDISCDIAGPVASTIRPSTIAEPFYGYDSQTEAECDFRNENAIAVMAVDNLPCELPKDASEGFGQMFLKSVIPAFFNDDENGILERARMTQNGKLTSRFEYLEDYVQGKIHEHEGFE; encoded by the coding sequence ATGATCACATTTGCCCTTATCAAAGAGCGAAAGACTCCACCAGACCGTCGCGTCGTATTTTCACCAAAGATGCTTAAAAAAGCAGCCACGAAATTTCCTGAAGCACAGTTCATTGTGGAGAAATCTGATATTCGGGTATTTACAGATGCCGATTATGAAAAAGAAGGTTTTCAGGTACTGGAAGATGTGTCAGGTGCCGATGTCATGATTGGTGTCAAGGAAGTTCCGTTACCGGCACTCATTCCAGATAAAAAGTATTTCTTCTTTTCTCATACCATTAAAAAACAGCCTTATAATCGTGATCTGTTGCGAGAAATCCTGGCAAAGAATATCGAATTATATGATCATGAAGTGATCACCGACGAGAAGTCTGCCAGGCTCATCGGTTTCGGTCGGTATGCCGGGCTGGTAGGTGCCTATAATGGCATCAGGCTAATTGGGATAAAAGAAAATCTATTTAACCTGCCAAAAGCCGAAAGTCTGCCAGACCTTGATGCCATGCTATCAGAATTGGATAAAATTCAGTTGCCAAATTATAAGTTCGTTTTGACCGGAAGTGGTAAAGTGGCTCATGGAGCAAAAGAGATTCTCGACCATATGAACGTGCGAAAAGTTGAGGTAACCGAATACCTGGAAAAGGATTTTGATGAGCCTGTTTATTGCCTTATCGATGTGTTGGATTACGGTAAAAGAGTAGATGGTACTACAGGTTCGCGTGAAGAATTTTACAAGCATCCGGAAAATTATGTATCCGACTTTTTCAAATTTGCCAAAGTGAGCGACGTTTTTATTGCGGGACATTTCTACGGGCAGGGCGCGCCGGTATTTTTTACACCGGAGGAAGCAAAAAGCAAAGACTTCAGAATAAAATATGTAACTGACATTTCCTGCGATATTGCCGGTCCGGTAGCTTCAACCATTCGGCCGTCCACCATCGCAGAGCCATTTTACGGCTACGATTCACAGACAGAGGCAGAATGTGATTTCCGTAATGAAAATGCGATCGCGGTGATGGCAGTAGATAACCTGCCGTGTGAACTGCCAAAAGATGCCAGTGAAGGTTTTGGGCAAATGTTCCTGAAATCTGTCATTCCAGCCTTTTTTAATGATGATGAAAACGGAATTCTGGAGCGTGCGCGTATGACGCAAAACGGGAAACTAACCTCAAGATTTGAATACTTAGAAGATTATGTACAAGGTAAAATCCACGAACATGAAGGTTTTGAATAA
- a CDS encoding site-specific integrase, translating to MSTSYQLSFYLRKSRSNKSSESDIYVRISVDNKRSAMTINRKVDPRKWHSKSEKMLGKSPEAIELNNYINVIKNRIKNIHQELIEKKKSISSKSILDEFKGVNKKKPKMTLEVFNEHNEQMDRLSGKSISKSTAKRYWTCYNHVEQFINEELKAPDYPMNDINHQFITKFEYFLKTKRECNHNSALKYVNNFKKIIRIALANQWMDRDPFYNYKVQFETVEREFLNEEEVQKLINKDLHLDRLKLVRDMFVFSCYTGLAYSDVKKLSRADITKGIDGGKWIRIKRTKTKSLSSIPLLPVAEEILNRYKDHPEVKDGKYVLPVLSNQKSNAFLKEIAALCGIKKPLTTHLARHTFATTITLTNGVPIESVSKMLGHQDLRTTQHYAKIVDRKISDDMKMLKLKLARKEAKNPSFKKNRKK from the coding sequence ATGAGCACTTCTTACCAACTTAGTTTTTACCTTCGAAAAAGCAGAAGCAACAAATCTTCTGAGAGTGATATTTACGTAAGAATATCGGTAGATAATAAGCGATCTGCCATGACTATTAACCGCAAAGTGGATCCCAGGAAATGGCATTCGAAATCTGAAAAAATGCTGGGAAAAAGCCCTGAAGCGATAGAATTGAATAATTATATCAATGTAATTAAGAATAGAATCAAGAATATACACCAGGAACTCATTGAAAAGAAAAAATCTATTTCTTCAAAAAGCATACTTGATGAATTTAAAGGAGTAAATAAAAAGAAGCCTAAAATGACCCTGGAGGTATTTAATGAGCATAATGAACAAATGGATCGGCTTTCTGGTAAAAGCATCTCCAAAAGCACCGCAAAGCGATACTGGACCTGTTATAACCATGTAGAGCAATTCATAAATGAAGAATTGAAAGCTCCAGATTACCCGATGAATGATATCAACCACCAGTTTATCACCAAATTCGAGTATTTTCTTAAGACTAAAAGAGAATGTAACCATAACTCTGCCCTGAAGTATGTAAACAATTTCAAAAAGATCATTCGAATCGCCCTGGCTAACCAGTGGATGGATCGTGATCCTTTCTATAATTATAAAGTGCAGTTTGAAACGGTGGAACGGGAATTTTTAAATGAAGAGGAAGTACAGAAGCTAATCAATAAAGATCTTCACCTGGATAGGCTAAAACTGGTGAGGGACATGTTTGTGTTTAGCTGTTATACCGGATTGGCATATTCTGACGTTAAAAAATTGAGCCGTGCAGATATTACCAAAGGCATAGACGGCGGGAAATGGATTCGAATTAAAAGAACCAAAACCAAATCGCTGAGCAGCATCCCTCTCCTACCCGTTGCCGAAGAAATTCTGAATCGTTATAAAGACCACCCGGAAGTTAAAGACGGGAAGTATGTCTTGCCAGTTTTAAGCAACCAGAAATCCAACGCCTTTTTAAAAGAGATTGCGGCACTATGTGGCATAAAGAAACCGCTAACCACTCACCTGGCCCGTCACACTTTTGCCACAACCATAACTCTTACTAATGGTGTCCCAATAGAATCTGTAAGTAAGATGCTGGGCCACCAGGATCTTAGAACCACCCAGCATTATGCTAAAATCGTGGACCGGAAGATTAGTGATGATATGAAGATGTTGAAACTTAAATTGGCGAGAAAAGAAGCTAAGAATCCTTCTTTCAAAAAAAATAGAAAGAAATAA
- a CDS encoding ATP-binding protein, with product MKSTTKKITTNTRVIKELLTKYKDTFQAFRELINNSIQADSKNIEINLEYVNEANIKSPIKRIEIKDDGYGVPFNEFDNRVLEIGTTVKASGQGIGRFSALQIGELMHIETIGFDSEKKQFSKTKFSIDTLDFNDAQLQETEFKVDYEYLETKQNPYYKVIIEQLHHNKQENIAKRNRIHENFLQQNISQAIFEHYPYEIFHNTVNFIINGHILRREQFVIGKPSKKTINYTDKKGKTHQLNFYFYNIKSSLKKVKVFFQTDNAGLKSVAHEYTYSSDWYTPDLGTWFIYIESAMLNTDLFRNLDIETLGETEIKNLKNTIKEAINHFFKAKNKRFEKFLNSLERDKYYPYQDNSQPASKSQEVLFKKVAYLLEDEHRLIQRDDKIRNFLYPLLDKAISNGNIEYIFKKLLKLSDENLEKFHNLLEKTDLEDVVHFASVVAQKSEFLDFLHELTYGGISKHLKERSQLHKIVENELWLFGENYNGIPQLWSDKKIGNILEELRTKFFNYEPTEEDDNLIELDDRGLNDITDLFFFNEKITDSNVKEIMVVELKAPKCSISKKELNQIDEYAFTIEQHSALPNEKVKYKLLLISSKLTKYAKSQVKSRRANFPDKPYLYDVKTEKNIEVYVMEWSELIEQNKRKLGYLSNKLNIKDKSVKTKFEDEYSDLIDEKISSQLRLVK from the coding sequence ATGAAATCAACAACCAAAAAAATAACTACAAATACCAGGGTTATAAAAGAACTTCTAACAAAGTATAAAGATACATTTCAAGCATTTCGTGAGCTAATAAATAATTCGATTCAAGCTGACTCAAAAAATATTGAAATCAACCTTGAATACGTAAATGAAGCAAATATTAAGTCACCAATAAAGAGGATTGAAATTAAAGATGATGGTTATGGAGTTCCTTTTAACGAATTCGATAATAGAGTTTTAGAAATAGGAACAACTGTAAAAGCCAGTGGACAAGGAATAGGTAGGTTTAGCGCTCTTCAAATTGGAGAGTTAATGCATATTGAAACTATCGGATTTGATAGTGAAAAAAAACAATTTTCCAAAACGAAATTCAGTATTGATACCTTAGATTTTAATGATGCACAATTACAGGAAACTGAATTTAAGGTTGATTACGAGTATCTTGAAACGAAACAAAACCCTTATTACAAAGTAATAATTGAACAATTACATCATAATAAGCAAGAAAATATTGCAAAAAGGAATAGAATACACGAAAACTTCCTTCAGCAAAATATTAGTCAAGCAATTTTCGAACACTACCCATACGAAATATTCCACAACACTGTAAACTTTATTATCAATGGACACATACTCAGAAGAGAACAGTTCGTTATTGGTAAACCATCGAAAAAGACAATAAATTACACTGATAAAAAGGGTAAAACCCATCAACTTAATTTTTACTTCTACAATATTAAATCATCACTTAAAAAAGTAAAAGTGTTTTTTCAAACTGATAATGCAGGTTTAAAAAGTGTAGCGCATGAATACACATATTCTTCGGATTGGTATACGCCTGATCTAGGTACTTGGTTTATATATATTGAATCGGCAATGCTTAATACAGATTTGTTCAGGAATTTGGATATTGAAACACTTGGCGAAACAGAAATAAAAAATCTCAAAAATACAATTAAAGAAGCCATCAACCATTTCTTTAAAGCTAAAAACAAAAGATTTGAAAAATTCTTAAATAGCCTAGAAAGAGATAAATATTATCCCTATCAAGATAATAGTCAACCAGCATCTAAATCTCAAGAAGTACTATTCAAGAAAGTTGCATACCTGTTGGAAGATGAGCATAGATTAATCCAGAGAGATGACAAAATTCGGAATTTCTTATATCCCTTATTAGACAAAGCTATATCAAATGGTAATATCGAATATATATTTAAAAAACTTTTGAAACTATCAGATGAAAATTTGGAAAAGTTCCATAATCTACTGGAAAAAACTGATCTCGAAGATGTTGTGCACTTTGCTAGTGTAGTAGCACAGAAATCCGAATTTCTTGATTTTCTTCATGAATTGACCTATGGTGGGATCTCAAAACATTTAAAAGAACGAAGTCAACTTCATAAAATAGTAGAAAATGAATTGTGGCTTTTTGGAGAAAATTATAATGGGATTCCTCAATTATGGTCGGATAAAAAAATAGGAAATATTCTAGAAGAATTAAGAACAAAGTTTTTCAATTATGAACCTACAGAAGAGGACGATAATTTGATTGAATTAGACGATCGAGGATTAAATGATATTACAGATTTATTTTTTTTCAATGAAAAAATAACTGATTCTAACGTAAAAGAAATAATGGTGGTAGAATTAAAGGCTCCAAAATGTTCTATAAGTAAAAAAGAATTAAATCAAATCGATGAATACGCTTTTACAATTGAACAACATTCTGCCTTACCTAATGAAAAAGTTAAATACAAGCTATTATTGATTTCATCGAAACTTACTAAATATGCTAAATCTCAAGTTAAATCCAGGAGAGCGAATTTTCCAGATAAGCCTTATTTATATGATGTGAAAACCGAGAAAAACATTGAAGTTTATGTGATGGAATGGTCTGAATTAATTGAACAGAACAAACGCAAATTAGGATATCTTTCAAATAAACTAAACATTAAAGACAAATCAGTTAAAACCAAATTTGAAGATGAATATTCCGATTTGATTGATGAAAAAATTTCGTCTCAGTTAAGATTGGTTAAATAA
- a CDS encoding P-loop ATPase, Sll1717 family: MVIFENDFQKVNWGPDEAKGDRQLKKYFVKIPEYEGIKNGEYRYIIGRKGTGKTAIIEQIANEASSEYNSFVKYLSLRNFPIQTIRELKDRSLGNKSQFVPIWTFLILTELGKLIIKDNSIISCESVNKLQQFYKINFPSDLGFTETLKNLKSNENKVSIITKWLGYENKIGSSDEVMTSVHYQKASEILMKLIKDTTSDCYFFLLFDELDEGYSANDKNLNLLLLSLFRAVENTFLDLKDNLNIRPVLALRSDIFNNLEDNDLNKLDDYIINLKWTKEFYASYSLYDLINARINASINVKYPEKAWEQITINNDRNIPRKINSLWEFIYNRTFERPRDIIKFMKYCKRQNPKGKLDFKTVKKAEVEFSEWFFREFRDEIQSHLPIWQEASQAFIKLNEGVLTFDEIRNEFENDSKIVNYLQSNNKNHEDILEVLFNFGLIGTLSESKRWFFKYKDDDLPFNHNQKMIVHFGFTRKFRMKVY; the protein is encoded by the coding sequence ATGGTAATATTTGAAAATGATTTTCAGAAAGTAAATTGGGGTCCAGATGAAGCTAAGGGTGATCGCCAATTAAAAAAATACTTTGTTAAAATCCCTGAATATGAAGGAATTAAAAATGGTGAGTATAGATATATTATAGGAAGAAAAGGCACTGGTAAAACTGCAATTATAGAGCAAATAGCTAATGAAGCTTCCTCAGAATACAATTCATTTGTAAAATATTTATCTTTAAGAAATTTCCCTATACAAACAATTAGAGAATTAAAAGATAGATCATTAGGAAACAAATCTCAATTTGTTCCAATTTGGACTTTTTTAATTCTGACTGAATTAGGAAAATTAATAATTAAAGATAATAGTATCATTTCATGCGAATCTGTAAATAAATTACAGCAATTTTATAAAATAAACTTTCCATCTGATTTAGGTTTTACAGAAACATTAAAAAATTTAAAATCAAATGAAAATAAAGTATCAATTATTACTAAATGGTTAGGATATGAAAATAAAATAGGTTCCTCAGATGAAGTGATGACTAGTGTTCACTACCAAAAAGCATCTGAAATTTTAATGAAGTTGATTAAAGACACTACATCAGATTGTTATTTCTTTCTTTTATTCGATGAGTTGGATGAAGGTTACTCAGCTAATGATAAAAATCTTAATCTTTTATTATTATCTCTATTTAGAGCAGTTGAAAATACATTTTTAGATTTAAAGGATAATCTAAATATAAGACCAGTTTTAGCACTGAGATCTGATATATTTAATAATCTTGAAGATAATGATTTAAATAAACTCGATGATTATATCATAAATTTAAAATGGACCAAAGAGTTTTATGCTAGTTATTCTTTATATGATTTAATAAATGCTCGAATAAATGCTTCTATAAATGTAAAGTATCCTGAAAAAGCTTGGGAGCAAATAACTATCAATAATGATAGAAATATACCTAGAAAAATAAATAGTCTTTGGGAGTTTATTTACAACAGAACTTTTGAAAGACCTCGTGATATCATCAAATTCATGAAATATTGTAAAAGGCAAAATCCCAAAGGTAAGTTAGATTTCAAGACAGTAAAAAAAGCTGAAGTCGAATTTTCAGAATGGTTTTTCAGAGAATTTAGAGATGAAATCCAAAGTCACCTTCCAATTTGGCAGGAGGCTTCACAAGCATTTATTAAGTTAAATGAAGGAGTATTAACATTTGATGAGATTAGAAATGAATTTGAGAATGACTCCAAAATTGTAAACTACTTACAAAGTAACAATAAAAATCATGAAGATATACTGGAAGTACTTTTTAATTTTGGTTTAATAGGCACTTTAAGCGAATCTAAAAGATGGTTTTTCAAATACAAAGACGACGACCTACCTTTTAACCATAACCAAAAAATGATTGTTCATTTTGGATTTACTAGGAAATTTAGGATGAAAGTGTATTGA
- a CDS encoding RNA polymerase sigma factor has protein sequence MRDDNFHLLKQGHPDSLVNIHAQYSSRIFWIGKRLIRDEFVIENLVQDCFLKLWEHRDTIQSADHILFFLRFVMKRECISYYTRPRNKFYRQLGHLENYDNHQDYFAGHDALEESEIIKEHDQQENDLKRLKEALHLIDPAQKQVIELCLKYGFQYKIIAGIMGTSTTEIYHDVRKAIQLLKAILNEDKTILETTTNASEAINVDQRKVFELRCKKQYSFPEIADELNLTQKEVHAAFTAAYKVMQEKNDRELESA, from the coding sequence ATGCGGGACGATAATTTCCATTTACTAAAACAGGGACATCCAGATTCCCTGGTCAATATTCATGCACAATATAGTAGTCGGATATTTTGGATCGGTAAGCGACTCATCAGAGATGAATTTGTTATAGAAAACCTGGTCCAGGATTGCTTTTTAAAGTTATGGGAGCATCGGGATACTATACAGTCGGCAGATCATATCTTATTTTTCCTGCGCTTCGTGATGAAACGTGAATGTATTTCCTATTACACCAGGCCCAGGAATAAATTTTATCGGCAGCTGGGTCACCTAGAGAATTATGATAACCACCAGGATTATTTTGCCGGTCATGATGCTTTAGAAGAGTCGGAAATCATAAAAGAACATGATCAGCAGGAAAATGACCTTAAAAGGTTAAAAGAAGCATTGCACCTAATTGATCCTGCTCAAAAACAAGTGATAGAGCTGTGTTTAAAATATGGATTCCAGTATAAAATTATAGCTGGTATTATGGGAACGAGTACAACAGAAATTTATCACGATGTTCGAAAAGCGATCCAGTTACTTAAAGCCATACTGAACGAGGATAAAACAATCTTAGAAACTACTACTAATGCCTCAGAAGCAATCAATGTAGACCAACGAAAGGTATTCGAACTGCGTTGTAAAAAGCAATATTCCTTTCCAGAGATTGCTGATGAGTTGAATCTCACTCAAAAGGAAGTTCATGCGGCTTTTACTGCTGCATATAAAGTGATGCAGGAAAAAAATGATAGAGAATTAGAATCAGCCTGA